The Mycolicibacterium cosmeticum DNA window GGTAACCACGACATGGAGGCCGCCTACGGTACCCACGGTTACGGCGGCCATCTGGCCCGGCTCGACTTCCCCGGCAACGGCCCGGCGAACTGCCCATCGGTGTATTCGTTCAGCTACGGCAACGTGGCGGTGCTGTCCCTGGACGCCAACGACGTGAGTTACGAGATCACCGCCAACACCGGCTATTCCGGCGGTGCGCAGACCGGTTGGGCGCAGCGGACGCTGGCCGGCTACCGCGCCGATCCGGCGATCGACTTCATCGTCTGCTTCTTCCACCACTGCGCGTACTCGACCACCGATGCGCACGCCAGCGACGGCGGCGTCCGGGCGGCGTGGTGCGCCCTGTTCGACCGGTACCGGGTGGACCTGGTGCTGCAGGGTCACAATCACGTCTTCGAACGCACCGACCCCATCCGGGCCGGCGTCCCGACCAGGGCGGCCCTGGACAACGACGTCGTCCACCCGGAGACCGACGGGACGGTGTACTACACCGTCGGCTGCGGAGGCCGGCCCCGGTACGGGTTCCAGCCGGGTGAGCTGGAGAGCTACCGCGGCAACGTCCTCGCCGACACCAGCGTGCCCAACAGCTATGTCTGGACCGCCGGCGGCGCGAAACAGCAAGAGGCCGTGGGCTGGTCGCGGGTGCGGTTCCGCAACTACGCCTTCCTGCGCGTCGACGTCCGGCCCGGCGTCCTGGTCAGCGAGATGGATGTGGTGGCCGTCGACGAGTACGGCCGCGAGTTCGACAGGCTCACGTACCGGCGACCGGTTCGAGCGTGACGGTGTGCACCGAGGTGATGAGCGCGACGTCGAAGCCGGCATGGTCGGCGGCGAAGTCGGTGCTGGCGCGGTAGGCGTCGGCGAGCCGGTGCGGGTCCTCCCCGGCGCGGTAGCCGATCAGCGCGAGCACCCGGTGTCCGTCGGTCGCGGTGTCGGTCCACACGCCGTGCACGGTGATCCCGTACTTGGCCAGGCTGCGGACGTGCCCGGGCCAGAAGTCCTCGGTGTAGCGCCGGCGCGCGGCCTCGTTTGCCAGCGAATAGGTCCGCAGTTCCAGCATGGCTGCTCCTCTTTCGTCGCGGGGGCGTGCCCTCCACGGTAGGGCCGCGCGCACGAAGTGTTGCTGAGCCCGGTGCCGCGGCGGAGAACCACCATGCAGTGCGGTGGTGCGGCTCGCGCGGGTGGTTTGCAGCCCGTCCGGGCGGTTCCGCGGCGATTGGCGCGAAGTGATCGGCCACACTATTTTCCTCTGGCGTGAAGTCCTCAGCTGCCGGCGCCGTCGCGCGGTGGATCTCTCCGTTCGTGGCGGCCGCGGCGGTCGCCGGTCTCGGTTGCTCGGTCATCCCGATCGCGGCGGAGCCGGCCCCGGTCATCCGGTTGGCCGACGACTCCAACCCGCTCGCCGGCCGGCCGTTCTATGTCGACCCGATCTCCAAGGCGATGCGGGCCGCGCAGGCCGCCAACCCGCCGAGTGCCGAGCTGACCACCATCGCCAACACGCCGCAGGCGTACTGGCTCGATCAGGCGTTCTCCGCCGGCACGGTCGGTGGCACGGTGGCCAAGCTCGCCGGCGACGCCGCGGCGGCCGGAGCGACGCCGGTGCTGGCGCTGTACGCCATCCCGCACCGGGACTGCGGCAGCTACGCCGCGGGCGGCTTCTCGTCGGGGGCCGACTACCGACAGTGGATCGACGGGGTCGCCGCCGGGCTGGGCGCCCTGCCGGCCGCGATCATCCTGGAACCCGATGCGCTGGCGATGGCCGATTGTCTGTCTGCCGACCAGCGCCAGGAACGCTTCGACCTGATCAGCTACGCCGTGGACACGCTGACCCGTAACCCGGCCGCCGCCGTCTATATCGACGCGGGCCACTCCCGATGGGTGAGTGCGGACACCATGGCGGCCCGGCTCAACCAGGTTGGCGTGGCCAAGGCGCGGGGTTTCAGCCTGAACACCACCAACTACTTCACCACCGAAGAGGAAATCGGCTACGGCGAGGCCATTTCCGGTCAGACGGGCGGCGCGCACTACGTGATCGACACATCGCGCAACGGTGCAGGGCCGGCGGCGGGCGAGTACTACTGGTGCAATCCCGACGGCCGCGCGCTGGGCACCCCGCCGACCACCGACACCGCGGGACCGCACGCCGACGCCTACCTGTGGGTGAAACGCGTCGGGGAATCCGACGGGTCGTGCGGCCGTGGCGAACCGTCGGCGGGCACCTTCGTCAGCCAGTACGCCATCGACCTGGCGCGCGCGACGGTCCGTTAGCCGCTGGTTTTCGAGATGACCGCGCCCCGGACCGGGTGGGCGGCAATCCAATTGGCGATGGCCGTGGCCGCAGGCTTGGCCGTCCAGGCCTGGTTGAAGACGCCCCACGGGGTCTCGTTCGGCCGGTCCACCAGGCAGTAGATGAACATCGGCCCGACGCCGGGCAGCGTCGACCAGGTGGTCGCGAAATCCGTTATCCACGCGGCCTGGGTCTGCGCGTTCACCGCCGATGTCGGGACGCCGTACTCCGTGGTCCAGATCAGCTTGCCGGTGTCACCGGCGGCATTCATCAACGCCCGCAACGACTTCACCTGTTGG harbors:
- a CDS encoding NIPSNAP family protein; its protein translation is MLELRTYSLANEAARRRYTEDFWPGHVRSLAKYGITVHGVWTDTATDGHRVLALIGYRAGEDPHRLADAYRASTDFAADHAGFDVALITSVHTVTLEPVAGT
- a CDS encoding glycoside hydrolase family 6 protein, producing MKSSAAGAVARWISPFVAAAAVAGLGCSVIPIAAEPAPVIRLADDSNPLAGRPFYVDPISKAMRAAQAANPPSAELTTIANTPQAYWLDQAFSAGTVGGTVAKLAGDAAAAGATPVLALYAIPHRDCGSYAAGGFSSGADYRQWIDGVAAGLGALPAAIILEPDALAMADCLSADQRQERFDLISYAVDTLTRNPAAAVYIDAGHSRWVSADTMAARLNQVGVAKARGFSLNTTNYFTTEEEIGYGEAISGQTGGAHYVIDTSRNGAGPAAGEYYWCNPDGRALGTPPTTDTAGPHADAYLWVKRVGESDGSCGRGEPSAGTFVSQYAIDLARATVR